In one Nicotiana sylvestris chromosome 8, ASM39365v2, whole genome shotgun sequence genomic region, the following are encoded:
- the LOC138874683 gene encoding uncharacterized protein produces the protein MVCGTFVKVPRRKLTSNNYTSPKWIFILNLAAWGRLNTKDNLAKWGIVIEWKCILCKEKNETITRLFFECKISTELWGKIFLWQGIRRPVMTWRQELHWVVTKMKGKNINAKIYRMAFAGCDYYIWQERNLRVFQNN, from the coding sequence ATGGTATGTGGTACCTTTGTAAAGGTTCCACGGAGGAAATTGACAAGCAACAACTATACTTCTCCAAAGTGGATATTCATTCTAAACCTGGCTGCTTGGGGTAGATTGAATACAAAGGACAATCTGGCCAAATGGGGTATTGTAATTGAATGGAAGTGTATCTTGTGTAAAGAGAAGAATGAAACCATTACACGTCTCTTTTTCGAGTGCAAAATTTCTACTGAATTATGGGGAAAGATATTTCTATGGCAAGGGATAAGAAGACCGGTGATGACATGGCGGCAAGAACTACACTGGGTTGTTACCAAGATGAAAGGCAAGAATATCAATGCTAAGATCTATAGAATGGCCTTTGCAGGTTGTGATTACTACATTTGGCAAGAGAGGAATCTAAGGGTATTTCAGAATAACTAA
- the LOC138874684 gene encoding F-box/kelch-repeat protein At3g23880-like: protein MEEISTVLAKQLPQEIIFEILLRLPIKSFLKFRSVSKSWLSLISSPLFNKTHVSFTLNNPKMTDFRLAVIASVSKLGRICNIYNMGFEKDSFFTVVKHSNPAKSLSLSAKILGSCNGLICLTSDRFTLMLFNPCTGNFNVFPDSMLKDNSGGCYVRYGFGYDSCNEDYKVVKIFSFPRAEGRYENMVKVYSLKAKSWSTVEGFNSGNINGKLGVFVNGALHWEACYNYCSSDSWEIVTLDLAAGQYGKIALPRYEDEGIYWTLGVSRGYLLACCNYEPKKADMWVMKEYGVEKSWTKLVTMSLPVDRRDYILPLFVTENGDEVLLQLGAELMQYSSRNASFKRLDFMSGDFRQVQMASYFESLASPHI, encoded by the coding sequence ATGGAGGAAATATCAACAGTTTTGGCCAAACAATTGCCACAAGAAATCATCTTTGAAATTCTCTTGAGGTTACCTATCAAATCTTTCTTGAAATTCAGGTCTGTTTCAAAATCATGGCTTTCTTTAATCTCATCTCCTTTATTCAACAAAACCCATGTCAGTTTTACCTTAAACAACCCCAAAatgactgattttagacttgctGTAATAGCCTCAGTTTCTAAATTGGGCAGAATCTGCAATATTTACAACATGGGGTTTGAAAAAGATTCATTTTTTACTGTGGTTAAACATAGTAATCCTGCTAAATCTTTATCTCTCTCTGCTAAGATTTTGGGTTCTTGCAATGGGTTAATTTGTTTAACTAGTGATAGATTTACACTAATGTTATTCAACCCATGTACTGGAAATTTTAATGTATTTCCTGATTCAATGCTGAAAGATAATAGTGGTGGTTGTTATGTTAGATATGGATTTGGTTATGATTCATGTAATGAAGATTATAAGGTTGTGAAAATCTTCAGTTTTCCTCGGGCTGAGGGTAGATATGAGAACATGGTTAAGGTTTATAGCTTAAAGGCTAAATCTTGGTCAACTGTTGAGGGTTTTAATAGTGGTAATATTAATGGAAAGTTGGGTGTGTTTGTAAATGGGGCTCTTCATTGGGAAGCATGTTATAATTATTGTTCGAGTGATTCTTGGGAGATTGTTACTTTGGATTTGGCTGCAGGGCAATATGGTAAAATAGCTCTGCCGAGATACGAAGATGAAGGTATTTATTGGACATTAGGTGTTTCAAGAGGGTATTTACTTGCTTGTTGCAACTATGAACCAAAAAAGGCAGATATGTGGGTAATGAAGGAGTATGGTGTCGAGAAATCTTGGACTAAATTGGTTACCATGTCATTGCCGGTTGATCGTAGGGATTATATCTTACCATTGTTTGTGACAGAGAATGGCGATGAAGTTTTGTTGCAGCTTGGCGCAGAGCTAATGCAGTACAGTTCAAGGAATGCATCATTCAAACGACTCGATTTCATGTCAGGTGATTTTCGTCAAGTTCAAATGGCTTCCTACTTTGAGAGTCTTGCTTCACCACATATTTAG